Proteins encoded by one window of Cuniculiplasma divulgatum:
- a CDS encoding PRC-barrel domain-containing protein, whose protein sequence is MTLKRLKKVSGKSIATSDGRIVGRIVDFITDEGTGSIMEILAVPAPGKIENLKKDMEGRYIIPYSIVRPGQDFLVVDAEKLRRLK, encoded by the coding sequence ATGACACTGAAAAGATTAAAAAAAGTTTCTGGAAAATCCATAGCCACCAGTGATGGCAGAATAGTGGGGAGAATAGTTGATTTTATAACAGATGAGGGAACTGGAAGTATAATGGAAATTCTGGCTGTTCCCGCTCCTGGAAAGATAGAAAACCTGAAGAAGGATATGGAGGGTAGATATATAATCCCCTATTCTATAGTGAGACCAGGGCAGGATTTTCTTGTTGTTGATGCTGAGAAACTAAGAAGATTAAAGTGA
- the prf1 gene encoding peptide chain release factor aRF-1, protein MPSDEKQLRRYEFKKALEELDGLKGRGTELISLYIPPDKMIYDVVQYLREEYSTSSNIKSKSTRKNVLGAIESIMSKLKYFKQPPDTGLVFFVGHVQKRGDQTEMYSQIVEPPEPIQTFIYKCDSQFYTEPLMAQLKAKEVYGLIVIDRKEATIGFLNGTNIQVVTNEQSLVPSKHHQGGQSSRRYERLIEIAANEYFKKIGDIVNNTFMPIIRDMKGIFIGGPGSTKNFFFENDYMFKDITRKVVDLFDVGYTDESGLRELVEKASESMKDLQITREKDLVNRFMKELRKGDEGLAVYGEAQIQSALERKALDLLLLSDGVRKTKYFYKCPNCGYEQEFMQRPDDNTCPKCGGAMEMDHEEDYITKLYKMAEESGATVEIIGDESDEGSTLKKAFGGVAGILRYAPTASSL, encoded by the coding sequence ATGCCATCGGACGAGAAGCAGTTAAGAAGATATGAATTTAAGAAAGCATTAGAGGAACTCGATGGTCTAAAGGGACGAGGTACAGAACTCATATCGTTATACATTCCACCTGACAAGATGATATACGATGTAGTACAGTACCTGAGGGAGGAATACTCAACTTCAAGCAATATTAAATCAAAATCAACGAGGAAGAATGTTCTTGGCGCTATAGAATCAATAATGTCAAAATTAAAGTATTTCAAGCAGCCACCTGACACGGGACTTGTTTTCTTTGTGGGTCACGTTCAGAAGCGAGGTGATCAGACTGAAATGTACAGTCAGATAGTGGAACCGCCGGAGCCAATACAGACATTCATTTACAAGTGCGATTCTCAATTTTACACTGAGCCATTAATGGCACAGCTGAAGGCTAAGGAGGTATACGGTTTGATTGTGATCGATAGAAAGGAGGCAACCATTGGATTCCTTAATGGAACCAATATACAGGTTGTAACTAATGAGCAATCTCTTGTTCCAAGTAAGCATCATCAGGGTGGACAATCATCACGACGTTATGAGAGATTAATAGAGATTGCAGCAAATGAATATTTCAAGAAGATCGGAGACATTGTCAATAATACCTTCATGCCCATAATAAGGGATATGAAGGGTATTTTCATTGGTGGGCCAGGATCAACAAAGAACTTTTTCTTTGAAAATGATTACATGTTCAAGGATATAACAAGAAAGGTAGTTGACCTTTTCGACGTGGGATACACCGATGAATCAGGGTTGAGGGAGCTTGTGGAAAAAGCATCGGAATCAATGAAAGATCTTCAGATAACAAGAGAAAAAGATCTGGTAAACCGATTTATGAAGGAACTGAGAAAAGGGGATGAAGGACTTGCAGTATATGGTGAAGCACAGATCCAGAGTGCACTGGAGAGAAAGGCTCTTGATCTCCTTCTTTTATCTGATGGTGTCAGGAAGACCAAGTATTTCTATAAGTGTCCAAACTGTGGATATGAGCAAGAATTTATGCAACGACCGGATGATAATACCTGCCCAAAATGCGGTGGCGCTATGGAAATGGATCATGAAGAAGATTACATAACAAAACTTTATAAAATGGCTGAAGAGTCTGGAGCCACGGTGGAAATAATCGGAGACGAGAGTGACGAGGGCAGTACTCTTAAGAAGGCATTCGGTGGAGTTGCCGGTATACTTAGATACGCCCCTACCGCATCCTCACTTTAA
- the pyrH gene encoding UMP kinase: MESFVVSVGGSMINPSSVDVEYIKEFSKIIKSVDAPKIGIVVGGGQTARTYVNSMKNFTDNDFFLDEIGIMATRLNAKIVKSSIGKLELNIPEDVNEAVKQLLIEDRIVMGGTVPGHTTDTVSVLLAEAVGIKKVYNLTSVDMVYEDDPKKNPKAKAIETMNYKEAFSISLKSYTGAGSNQFMDSVALLIAMRSGIEINLMHGKDLNNFKNALKGEKFIGTKIRAD; the protein is encoded by the coding sequence ATGGAATCGTTTGTTGTTTCTGTTGGAGGGTCGATGATTAACCCTTCATCAGTTGATGTTGAATACATCAAAGAATTTTCAAAAATAATAAAAAGTGTGGATGCGCCCAAGATTGGTATTGTTGTTGGTGGAGGTCAGACAGCAAGGACCTACGTTAATTCTATGAAGAATTTTACTGATAATGATTTCTTTCTTGATGAGATAGGTATAATGGCCACACGGCTTAACGCAAAGATCGTTAAATCATCCATAGGAAAGTTAGAACTCAATATTCCAGAGGATGTGAATGAGGCAGTGAAACAACTGCTCATTGAGGATCGAATAGTTATGGGTGGCACTGTACCTGGACATACCACTGATACTGTATCTGTGCTTTTAGCTGAGGCTGTGGGGATTAAAAAAGTATACAATCTGACTTCGGTTGACATGGTTTATGAAGATGACCCGAAGAAAAATCCAAAGGCTAAGGCAATTGAGACAATGAATTATAAAGAGGCATTCTCCATCTCTCTCAAAAGTTACACAGGGGCTGGTAGTAACCAGTTCATGGATTCCGTGGCACTTCTAATTGCAATGAGATCTGGGATAGAAATAAATCTAATGCACGGAAAGGATCTAAATAATTTCAAAAATGCATTAAAGGGTGAAAAATTTATAGGAACAAAAATAAGGGCTGATTAA
- a CDS encoding 2-oxoacid:ferredoxin oxidoreductase subunit beta, producing the protein MAHNFKTDVTVDWCPGCGDFGILTSIQQSMAELNLDPLGVVMVSGIGCSGKTPHYINVGGVHTLHGRAIPFATGVKLSNPNLKVLVTGGDGDLMGIGAGHLVAEGRRNTGLTIMIYDNEVYGLTKGQAAPTMPLGEKTKSLARPNIFTRLNPISLALSAGYSFVARGFSFDMKQLKEIIKKAMSHPGSAVIDILQPCPTYNNVNSMEWYKERVYKMEDEKDWNPVVTKENIKDADQIFARSMARAQEWGDRIPTGIFYQNTAIESFPVRISKNVPNYLQIVPAEQRISTADGYTVVDAEKTFADRLIG; encoded by the coding sequence ATGGCGCATAATTTTAAAACAGATGTCACCGTGGACTGGTGCCCTGGATGTGGTGACTTCGGAATACTCACATCCATACAGCAGTCAATGGCAGAATTGAACTTGGACCCCTTAGGGGTAGTTATGGTATCGGGAATTGGATGTTCTGGAAAGACTCCACATTACATCAATGTTGGTGGAGTCCATACACTTCATGGAAGAGCAATTCCATTTGCCACGGGAGTTAAACTGTCCAATCCTAACCTGAAGGTACTTGTCACAGGTGGTGACGGTGATCTAATGGGTATTGGAGCAGGTCATTTGGTTGCAGAAGGAAGAAGAAATACTGGACTCACAATCATGATATATGACAATGAGGTGTACGGACTGACAAAGGGACAGGCAGCCCCAACAATGCCACTTGGAGAAAAGACAAAGAGTCTAGCAAGACCCAACATATTCACAAGATTGAACCCAATCTCACTTGCACTGAGTGCTGGTTACAGTTTTGTTGCTAGAGGATTCTCATTTGACATGAAACAGCTGAAGGAAATCATAAAGAAGGCCATGAGCCATCCAGGTTCTGCAGTGATTGATATTCTTCAACCATGCCCAACATACAATAACGTAAATTCCATGGAATGGTACAAGGAGAGAGTTTACAAAATGGAAGATGAAAAGGACTGGAACCCTGTTGTAACAAAAGAGAATATAAAGGATGCAGATCAGATTTTTGCAAGATCAATGGCACGAGCCCAGGAATGGGGGGACAGAATTCCCACAGGTATATTCTACCAGAACACTGCCATAGAATCATTCCCTGTAAGGATCAGCAAAAATGTTCCAAACTATCTCCAAATTGTTCCAGCAGAACAGAGAATATCAACTGCAGATGGCTACACAGTAGTAGACGCAGAAAAAACATTTGCTGACAGGCTGATAGGTTAA
- a CDS encoding 2-oxoacid:ferredoxin oxidoreductase subunit alpha, translating into MTKVDINITVGGPQGGGIDTSSNMISRAFAQSGYYVFGVREYHSNIKGRHSYTHVRIKAERPRSLKYPVDFLVALDPDSIFEHLEDVGQGTKIIYDNAIEKAELSQARMIMRDTAKKIQETLTDDNFPNTIAGAISWMKSRGAIPIPVPFNSVVQKAISGGVPSRYFNTLGAALTLAISGVNIKHMNDSIKIVFAGKDSIIEENIAVVKAAYDYCSENKLAGETLPDLEHPKRFMLTGNDGAAIGKMMGGLRLQTYYPITPASDESTIMEEHNYIKWIDTEAAKLKEGGIVVVQTEDEIAAITMAIGAALTGTRTSTATSGPGFSLMAEGFSFAGTDEVPLVVTLYQRGGPSTGLPTRNGQSDLLFAMNTGHGEFPRIVLASGDVEECIYDSMNALNYAQRYQMPVIHLIDKNLANTSDFITHIDGKKVPVNAMKFDVHGLDFKRYNLDTKNGISNLGAFGKDIFWMTGDEHDELGHVTEDSEVRDKMMVKRFTKLQTADSEIPMEDKAVLYGDKNADVTFVTWGSQKGPILDVIDLLAEEGIKANLLYVKMFIPFPANFVKDILSKAKIVIDVESNFLGQLAEVVMAKTGIKIENRILKYNGRHMTEDEILSASREIINNKETKVEKVLKHGA; encoded by the coding sequence ATGACAAAAGTTGACATCAACATAACAGTTGGTGGCCCTCAGGGTGGCGGTATAGATACATCCTCCAATATGATAAGCAGGGCCTTCGCACAGTCAGGTTATTATGTTTTTGGTGTGAGAGAATACCACTCAAACATCAAGGGAAGGCACAGTTATACCCACGTCAGAATAAAGGCCGAAAGGCCACGATCACTGAAATATCCTGTAGATTTTCTGGTTGCTCTTGATCCAGATAGCATTTTTGAGCATCTTGAAGACGTAGGACAGGGAACGAAAATTATCTATGACAATGCAATAGAAAAAGCAGAACTCTCTCAGGCAAGGATGATAATGAGAGATACAGCAAAGAAAATCCAGGAAACACTAACAGATGACAATTTCCCCAACACAATTGCAGGTGCGATATCATGGATGAAGTCAAGAGGAGCAATTCCAATTCCAGTGCCGTTTAATTCAGTTGTTCAGAAAGCCATATCAGGTGGGGTTCCATCCAGATACTTCAACACACTTGGAGCTGCCCTGACACTTGCTATTTCTGGAGTTAATATAAAACACATGAACGATAGCATTAAAATTGTCTTCGCAGGAAAGGACAGCATAATAGAGGAAAACATAGCTGTAGTAAAGGCAGCATATGACTATTGCAGTGAAAACAAGCTTGCAGGCGAAACTCTGCCAGATCTGGAACACCCAAAGAGATTCATGCTAACCGGTAATGATGGGGCAGCCATAGGAAAGATGATGGGAGGCCTCAGATTGCAAACCTATTACCCAATAACCCCGGCCAGTGATGAAAGCACCATAATGGAAGAGCACAACTACATAAAGTGGATAGATACAGAAGCAGCTAAACTAAAGGAAGGCGGAATTGTAGTAGTTCAAACAGAAGATGAGATTGCGGCAATAACCATGGCCATAGGAGCTGCCCTTACTGGAACCAGAACATCAACAGCAACCAGTGGACCAGGTTTTTCACTTATGGCTGAGGGGTTCTCATTCGCAGGGACAGATGAAGTCCCTCTTGTAGTGACTTTATATCAGAGAGGCGGTCCAAGTACCGGTCTTCCTACCAGAAATGGTCAGTCGGATCTTCTTTTTGCCATGAACACAGGTCATGGTGAATTCCCGAGAATAGTCCTTGCATCAGGTGACGTTGAAGAATGCATATACGATTCAATGAATGCATTGAATTATGCACAGAGATATCAGATGCCAGTAATCCATCTCATAGACAAGAATCTGGCAAACACATCAGACTTCATCACACATATAGACGGAAAGAAGGTTCCTGTAAATGCAATGAAATTCGACGTACACGGGTTGGACTTCAAGAGATACAATCTGGATACAAAGAATGGAATCTCAAATCTGGGTGCATTCGGAAAGGATATATTCTGGATGACAGGAGATGAGCATGATGAGCTTGGCCATGTAACTGAAGATTCTGAAGTGAGAGACAAGATGATGGTTAAGCGTTTCACAAAACTTCAAACAGCTGATTCAGAAATTCCAATGGAAGATAAGGCAGTACTGTATGGAGATAAGAATGCAGACGTGACATTTGTTACATGGGGAAGTCAGAAAGGACCCATACTGGATGTTATAGATCTACTTGCTGAAGAAGGAATTAAGGCAAACCTGCTTTACGTAAAAATGTTCATTCCATTCCCAGCAAATTTCGTGAAGGACATACTTTCAAAGGCCAAGATTGTCATAGATGTCGAAAGCAATTTCCTCGGTCAGCTGGCAGAGGTAGTGATGGCTAAGACAGGAATAAAGATCGAAAACAGGATTTTGAAATATAATGGGAGGCATATGACAGAAGATGAAATACTGTCTGCTTCGAGAGAGATAATTAATAATAAAGAGACAAAAGTTGAGAAGGTGTTGAAACATGGCGCATAA
- a CDS encoding AAA family ATPase, translated as MLIVTGMPGSGKDEFIKVAKSMGWKDYHMGDVVRKYAKMNNIGNTDKEIGTFANSERELHGKDIWAVRLSEDIKDDRKVIVDGLRNMEEFDYFKTRFPDLVLIGIHTDREERLKRIQKRGRPDDAKVLDQLVSRDDRELSWGIGNAISLAEYMIVNDSTLEEFKENARKLLLRIENERFK; from the coding sequence ATGCTTATTGTTACAGGCATGCCCGGATCAGGGAAGGATGAATTTATAAAAGTTGCCAAAAGTATGGGATGGAAAGATTATCATATGGGTGATGTGGTAAGAAAATATGCAAAGATGAATAACATAGGCAACACAGATAAGGAAATTGGAACCTTTGCAAACTCTGAACGAGAACTTCATGGGAAAGATATCTGGGCTGTCCGTCTTTCGGAAGACATTAAAGATGATAGGAAGGTCATTGTTGATGGACTAAGAAACATGGAGGAATTTGATTATTTCAAAACAAGATTTCCAGATCTTGTTTTAATTGGAATTCATACTGATAGAGAGGAAAGACTTAAAAGAATACAGAAAAGAGGAAGACCCGATGATGCCAAGGTTCTTGATCAACTCGTAAGCAGAGATGATAGAGAGTTGTCTTGGGGTATTGGAAATGCAATTTCTCTTGCAGAGTACATGATTGTGAACGATTCAACACTTGAGGAATTTAAAGAGAATGCCAGAAAGCTTCTGCTTAGGATTGAAAATGAAAGATTTAAGTGA
- the purQ gene encoding phosphoribosylformylglycinamidine synthase subunit PurQ, with amino-acid sequence MDSNLPKAAVLRMEGTNNDTEALRSLRESNLDPSYVHIHEIEKNKVDLEDFQILFIPGGFSAGDYVRAGIIFAIRLKTAAGKKIEGMIEQGKPVLGTCNGFQVLSEMGLTSSDMDKRELALDVNESGKFECRTVLVKYSGRNKIFDGKIPRDQVFEIPVAHKEGRIRFTSESVEKEYVVNGRAIFTYVDPEGKISGYPWNPNGSPDNIAGISGHYDNVLGLMPHPERMFYSYQLSTKGKRENSVPVGKIFFGAISDYARRL; translated from the coding sequence TTGGACAGTAATCTCCCCAAAGCAGCAGTTTTGAGGATGGAGGGGACAAACAATGACACAGAAGCCCTCCGGTCGCTGAGGGAATCAAATCTTGACCCCAGTTACGTGCATATTCACGAAATAGAAAAAAATAAAGTTGATCTGGAAGATTTTCAGATTTTGTTCATACCAGGTGGTTTTTCAGCAGGAGACTATGTAAGGGCTGGTATTATTTTTGCAATCAGATTGAAGACAGCCGCTGGTAAAAAAATAGAAGGAATGATAGAACAGGGTAAGCCCGTACTGGGCACATGTAATGGATTCCAGGTGTTATCAGAAATGGGTCTAACCTCTTCAGATATGGATAAGAGAGAACTTGCCCTGGACGTTAACGAAAGTGGGAAGTTTGAATGCAGAACAGTACTGGTGAAGTATTCGGGACGAAATAAGATTTTTGATGGGAAAATCCCAAGGGATCAGGTATTTGAAATTCCAGTCGCTCATAAGGAAGGAAGGATAAGATTCACATCAGAATCCGTTGAAAAGGAATACGTTGTAAATGGCAGGGCAATATTCACCTACGTAGATCCTGAAGGGAAAATTTCAGGCTATCCATGGAATCCGAATGGTTCGCCCGATAATATTGCCGGAATATCGGGACATTATGATAACGTGCTTGGTCTGATGCCACATCCAGAAAGAATGTTTTACAGTTACCAGCTTTCAACTAAGGGAAAAAGAGAGAACAGCGTCCCAGTGGGAAAAATATTTTTTGGTGCAATCTCTGATTATGCAAGAAGACTTTAA
- a CDS encoding 50S ribosomal protein L40e: MPFAESIERRLNKKICMRCDARNSVKAIKCRKCGYTGLRMKAKERRGGQ; the protein is encoded by the coding sequence ATGCCGTTTGCAGAATCAATAGAAAGAAGACTAAATAAGAAAATTTGCATGAGATGTGACGCAAGAAACTCAGTTAAAGCAATAAAATGCAGAAAGTGTGGATACACCGGTTTAAGAATGAAGGCAAAAGAAAGAAGGGGAGGCCAGTAG
- a CDS encoding site-2 protease family protein yields MSYLEIGLLIVLIWIIAMIALRPTINKSKHFQTMGGILLLIKVKKNRGILDRIAGSSKSKLFSRLSIPLVYILFAMGIVLLVLGTVLSLTTRVKENIPVSEYLALPGIDPEIPIVYGLIAFAISLVIHEMFHGIVARKHGIKVNSVGLMLFVVPIGAFVEPDEKEITETTPVIRRRIVGAGIAVNFVIAIICFLFLSLAMSHAAVQTYPGAYVDAAYPGNTVTPHNITGSELLSVGNMKGNSLVNLTTSCSVTPGTLLNASFYNGHKIFNYSIPAGIQVVSTYKGYPAYKNISLGDYIISVNNRTVYNETVLGNILNKISPGTEITVGLENFTAASHEGIKSTVSFKTRSTYSFYKTEDPSLLTAAMKNESFIGVGITYGGLGLVSMSYYKSLVFGSSVYTSGPEGAIESIALPFDGLSPVPSSFAHLYSVPLGYEVFWFSTNTIYWLFWVNILLAITNALPLAIFDGAQFLRDTLMIASKHERFKYFRDEKNIAAVLSLTTTLILLMLMIEIIVPRII; encoded by the coding sequence ATGTCGTATCTAGAGATAGGGTTGCTTATAGTGTTGATATGGATCATAGCAATGATCGCCCTTCGCCCAACAATAAACAAGAGTAAACATTTTCAAACAATGGGAGGGATATTATTACTGATTAAGGTCAAAAAAAATAGAGGAATACTGGACAGGATAGCCGGAAGCTCAAAATCAAAACTATTTTCACGGCTTTCAATTCCACTCGTTTATATATTATTTGCAATGGGCATAGTCCTGCTTGTCCTTGGTACAGTACTATCACTAACAACAAGGGTGAAGGAAAATATACCTGTTAGTGAATATCTTGCGCTTCCGGGGATAGATCCGGAAATCCCCATTGTTTATGGGCTGATAGCTTTTGCAATATCTCTAGTAATTCATGAAATGTTTCACGGAATTGTTGCAAGAAAGCATGGAATTAAGGTAAATTCAGTTGGACTTATGCTTTTTGTGGTTCCAATCGGTGCTTTTGTTGAACCTGATGAAAAAGAGATAACGGAAACAACTCCAGTCATCAGAAGAAGAATAGTTGGTGCGGGAATAGCGGTAAACTTTGTCATTGCTATAATCTGCTTCCTTTTTCTTTCTCTGGCTATGTCCCATGCAGCAGTTCAAACATACCCGGGGGCATATGTTGATGCTGCATATCCTGGAAACACTGTAACACCACACAATATCACGGGAAGCGAGCTCCTTTCAGTTGGAAATATGAAAGGCAATAGCCTGGTTAATCTTACAACTTCCTGCTCAGTAACACCTGGTACTCTTCTGAATGCTTCATTTTATAATGGTCATAAAATCTTCAATTACTCCATACCTGCTGGAATTCAGGTAGTATCAACTTATAAAGGATACCCTGCCTATAAAAATATAAGTCTAGGTGATTATATAATTTCTGTAAATAACAGGACCGTTTATAATGAAACTGTACTTGGTAACATACTGAACAAAATAAGTCCTGGAACTGAAATAACTGTAGGACTAGAAAATTTTACTGCTGCATCCCATGAAGGAATAAAAAGTACAGTGTCCTTTAAAACAAGATCAACTTATTCATTCTATAAAACGGAGGATCCGTCCTTATTAACAGCGGCCATGAAAAATGAAAGTTTCATAGGTGTTGGAATAACCTATGGTGGACTTGGACTCGTTTCTATGAGCTATTACAAATCTCTAGTGTTTGGCTCCTCTGTATACACCTCAGGACCCGAAGGAGCTATAGAATCAATAGCATTACCCTTTGACGGGCTTTCCCCCGTGCCATCAAGTTTTGCCCACCTGTATTCTGTTCCACTGGGGTATGAAGTATTTTGGTTTTCAACAAATACAATATACTGGCTTTTCTGGGTGAATATACTTCTCGCTATCACAAATGCCCTGCCACTTGCAATATTTGATGGAGCGCAATTCCTCAGGGATACCCTGATGATAGCATCCAAACATGAACGTTTTAAATACTTCCGCGACGAAAAGAATATAGCTGCCGTTCTTTCACTCACTACAACACTGATCTTGCTAATGCTGATGATAGAAATAATTGTTCCCAGAATCATATAG
- the fbp gene encoding fructose-1,6-bisphosphate aldolase/phosphatase — protein MKVTLTHIKADIGSLPGHTTVHEDVLNEVKRFLKEQSKGIIWDHFVGYVGDDIQITMVHDNGVNASEVHKLAWDAFKSGTEVAKKLGLYGAGQDLLKDSFSGNIKGMGPGIAEMDITPRRSEPFIVYMMDKTEPGAFNYPIFKMFADPFNTPGLVIDQSMHDGFKFEVWDIQEAKAIMLNAPEEMYDIISLIGTKGRYVIKRVYTKKEHGKLPDENVAVITTDKLSFIAGEYVGKDDPAAIVRIQSGLPASGEAMEAFSHPYLVSGWMRGSFNGPLMPVAMKNSKMTRFDGPPRVVALGFVYKDKKLTGPVDMFDDPAYDNARKLANDITDYIRRMGPFEPHRLPEEDMEYTTLPKVMEKLKGRFVHVDAVEKGVSKNSTGRDSD, from the coding sequence ATGAAGGTTACGTTGACCCATATTAAGGCAGATATAGGTAGTCTGCCAGGGCATACAACAGTCCACGAAGATGTATTGAACGAAGTTAAGAGATTTTTAAAGGAGCAGTCTAAGGGAATTATATGGGATCATTTTGTGGGTTATGTTGGGGATGACATACAGATAACCATGGTTCATGATAATGGAGTTAATGCCTCAGAAGTTCACAAACTTGCATGGGACGCATTCAAGTCAGGAACTGAGGTTGCCAAAAAGCTTGGTCTTTACGGTGCAGGACAGGATCTCCTAAAAGATTCTTTTTCTGGAAATATCAAAGGAATGGGTCCCGGAATCGCCGAAATGGATATAACTCCGAGGCGAAGTGAACCATTTATAGTATATATGATGGATAAAACGGAACCTGGAGCATTCAATTACCCAATATTCAAGATGTTTGCTGACCCATTCAATACTCCTGGTCTCGTAATAGATCAAAGTATGCATGATGGTTTTAAATTTGAGGTTTGGGATATTCAGGAAGCAAAAGCTATAATGCTTAATGCACCAGAAGAGATGTATGATATAATATCCCTTATTGGAACTAAGGGCAGATACGTTATAAAAAGAGTTTACACTAAGAAAGAACACGGGAAATTGCCAGATGAAAATGTTGCAGTTATTACCACTGACAAATTGTCCTTTATAGCAGGAGAATATGTTGGAAAAGATGATCCCGCGGCAATTGTAAGAATTCAATCAGGATTACCGGCATCTGGTGAGGCGATGGAAGCATTTTCACACCCATATCTTGTTTCAGGCTGGATGAGAGGATCATTTAACGGTCCCTTAATGCCAGTAGCAATGAAAAACTCCAAAATGACCAGATTTGATGGCCCACCAAGAGTAGTTGCCCTCGGTTTTGTTTATAAGGATAAGAAATTAACTGGTCCAGTTGACATGTTTGACGACCCAGCCTACGATAATGCCAGGAAACTTGCCAATGATATTACTGATTATATCAGGAGAATGGGACCATTTGAACCACACAGGCTCCCAGAAGAAGACATGGAGTACACTACGCTACCAAAGGTAATGGAAAAACTCAAAGGAAGATTTGTACATGTTGATGCAGTTGAAAAGGGTGTGAGTAAGAATTCAACTGGCAGGGATTCGGATTAG
- a CDS encoding deoxycytidylate deaminase, producing METEKHPSWDQYFMKMAYMAASRANCVRRQVGAIIVRDKSILATGYNGPPSGAQHCDVVGCIRIDMDIPSGERHELCRGLHAEQNAIIQAAVNGVSIRGGVIYTTTFPCVVCAKMIVNAKLKEIIYTEGYPDELSELMLLESDVKKRKLVIE from the coding sequence ATGGAAACAGAAAAACACCCTTCCTGGGATCAGTATTTCATGAAAATGGCTTATATGGCTGCCTCAAGGGCAAATTGCGTTAGGAGGCAGGTAGGGGCTATTATTGTACGGGATAAATCAATCCTTGCTACCGGATATAATGGACCTCCAAGTGGTGCACAGCATTGCGATGTGGTTGGTTGCATAAGAATAGATATGGATATTCCATCGGGTGAAAGGCACGAATTATGCCGTGGTTTGCATGCAGAGCAGAATGCAATAATTCAAGCTGCTGTTAATGGTGTCAGCATCAGGGGTGGGGTTATATATACCACAACTTTTCCCTGCGTGGTGTGTGCCAAAATGATAGTAAATGCGAAACTTAAGGAAATAATATATACAGAGGGTTATCCAGATGAGCTTTCAGAACTTATGCTACTTGAAAGCGATGTTAAGAAAAGAAAACTTGTGATAGAATAG
- a CDS encoding DedA family protein: protein MSSIISGLIEYVINLVIYVIQVSNYPGIFFLMFLEGLLLPVPSEVVMAFSGYLALSNQLPVYLSIPSYLLVLIAGTLGNAVGASAAYAIGLYGGRPAIMRFGKYIRLDEKSLDRTEKWFNKYGEISVFITRLIPIFRTFISIPAGLAEMKFTKFLSFTLLGTVIWDSVLIYVGYLLGNSWKNILGLFNDYTYIAIVLAFVVLFYVYRVLSRGSQKTPVKTNE, encoded by the coding sequence ATGAGTTCTATAATTTCCGGTCTAATTGAATACGTTATTAATTTAGTTATATATGTAATTCAGGTATCAAATTATCCAGGTATATTCTTCCTTATGTTTCTGGAAGGTCTGTTACTACCAGTGCCATCAGAGGTTGTAATGGCCTTTTCTGGTTATTTAGCCCTGAGCAATCAACTACCTGTATATCTTAGCATCCCTTCATATCTGCTGGTGCTTATAGCTGGGACACTGGGAAATGCCGTTGGAGCCAGTGCCGCTTACGCCATCGGACTTTATGGAGGAAGACCTGCCATAATGCGCTTTGGCAAATATATCAGACTGGACGAAAAATCCCTTGATAGAACAGAAAAATGGTTCAATAAATATGGAGAAATATCGGTTTTTATAACAAGACTTATTCCTATTTTCAGGACATTTATATCAATACCAGCTGGTCTGGCGGAAATGAAGTTTACGAAATTTCTTTCGTTTACCCTCTTAGGAACGGTGATATGGGACTCCGTTCTAATATATGTTGGATATCTGCTTGGCAATAGCTGGAAAAATATACTGGGACTATTTAATGATTATACTTATATTGCTATTGTTCTTGCCTTTGTAGTTTTATTCTATGTTTACAGAGTTCTATCAAGGGGAAGTCAGAAAACACCCGTGAAAACTAACGAATGA